The following are encoded in a window of Amaranthus tricolor cultivar Red isolate AtriRed21 chromosome 2, ASM2621246v1, whole genome shotgun sequence genomic DNA:
- the LOC130805574 gene encoding uncharacterized protein LOC130805574, with the protein MVEKSKLIFHPSLAVTNIRHHVPIQLELEIGLYSAWAHLFTTHCKAYRVLDHILPPIQSSSSNAAVLDLEEWECVDAHVFQWIYGTICRDLMHTIIDTFGNATARRAWEAIRDIFLDNRSTCCNRSDDHDT; encoded by the coding sequence ATGGTTGAAAAATCAAAGCTGATTTTTCATCCATCCCTTGCTGTCACTAATATTCGCCATCATGTCCCTATTCAACTCGAACTTGAGATCGGTTTGTACTCCGCTTGGGCGCATTTGTTTACTACGCATTGCAAAGCATACCGGGTTTTGGATCACATCCTACCTCCCATACAATCTTCATCTTCCAATGCTGCTGTTCTTGATCTAGAGGAGTGGGAATGCGTTGATGCCCATGTTTTTCAATGGATATATGGTACGATATGTCGGGATTTGATGCATACTATTATCGATACCTTTGGTAACGCTACTGCACGTCGGGCTTGGGAAGCTATTCGTGACATTTTTCTGGATAATCGGAGCACCTGTTGTAACAGGAGCGACGATcacgatacataa